A genomic region of Cannabis sativa cultivar Pink pepper isolate KNU-18-1 chromosome 1, ASM2916894v1, whole genome shotgun sequence contains the following coding sequences:
- the LOC133029158 gene encoding uncharacterized protein LOC133029158, translated as MASEHKDCDGRIRCPCVRCINSRFEKIDRVRAHVFDRGFMQGYDKWIYHGEPEDVVDDVAVADIELEDEMIPILEDFFPPTTEDVQGEDEQPNTNPQFDDLFEEIEAELYPGCDWISSLNFLAKLLHLKVRGKIPNNIFEELLKLLKFVFPKENNIPSTYYEAKKRLKKLGLGYDNIDVCLYNCCLFYKENASKEACPVCGTSRWVTSENGKGKKVPCKVMRYFPLTPRLKRLYSSRITAKSMIWHHTGKSKDDGVLRHPVDGLAWKDFDAKHPEFARDPRNVRLGLAADGFNPFGNMSLAYSMWPVVVANYNLPPWLCMKDNYFLLSTLIPGAKSPGKDMDIFLRPLVDELKELWNNGVATRDSSTNSMFTMRAALLWTVNDFPARSSLSGWSGQGYKACPTCNEDTTSIRVIGKTSYVGHRRFLPSNHAMRRDTRFDGKVERRPPPRRFTCEEILSQVNALEPQIPGHHENFGGVKRRRVAENCNWRKKSIFYELEYWSTNILKHNIDVMHVEKNVCDSLLGTILDNDKSKDTTNGRHDLKKMGIRESLWIYEDGNGRLMKPHAPYVLTREKRQLFCQFVKGIKFPDGFCSNLKSKVSPDESNIIGLKSHDCHVIMQRVLAVGVRKFLPRDTATTITQLSFFDIMIHLVLHLPEEAILGGPVFMRWMYPFERYMKKLKNYVGNKARPEGSIAEGYVADEAVTFCSMYFKGCETRFNRLDRNEDAPSVCRYLSVFNSQSRPLTSGLIKPLDHTSREKAEWYILQNSPEIQAYLDEHLDKIRHEYPNGNHDVLHRQTFRPWFRKKIYELHKLGTLKNGDELLALASGSDYLATFYEGCVVNGVRFIASKRDQKRKTQNSGVTVAGTEGFNYYGTLEDVITISYTGAYTVSLFECKWYNTNPLRKKTITENNITSINTRGYWYQDEPYILANQAKQVFYLEDPLRGRDWKVVEDISHRQIWDIADNEDETDVDVVSDSNSANFVLTVDLGELIMQSNEPPVIVESSNQLVDSEIENNELDENYVAEEVDDLLVEHVEDENVNLVNDGNDSDSSV; from the exons ATGGCATCAGAACATAAGGATTGTGATGGAAGAATTCGATGTCCTTGTGTGAGATGTATAAATagtaggtttgaaaaaatagataggGTTAGAGCACACGTATTTGATCGAGGTTTCATGCAAGGATATGATAAGTGGATTTATCACGGCGAGCCTGAGGATGTTGTCGATGATGTAGCAGTTGCCGATATTGAATTAGAGGATGAAATGATACCTATTCTAGAAGACTTCTTTCCCCCAACAACAGAGGATGTACAAGGAGAAGATGAACAACCAAACACAAACCCTCAATTTGATGACTTATTTGAGGAAATTGAAGCTGAATTGTATCCCGGTTGTGATTGGATTTCGTCTCTCAACTTTTTAGCAAAGTTATTGCATTTAAAAGTTAGGGGAAAAATTCCTAATAACATCTTTGAAGAATTATTGAAGCTTTTAAAGTTTGTGTTTCCGaaggaaaataatattccaTCAACTTACTACGAGGCAAAAAAGAGATTGAAGAAATTAGGCTTGGGTTATGATAATATCGATGTCTGTTTGTATAATTGTTGCTTATTTTATAAGGAGAATGCATCCAAGGAGGCTTGTCCAGTTTGCGGAACTAGTCGTTGGGTTACTTCCGAGAACGGGAAAGGAAAAAAAGTTCCTTGCAAAGTCATGCGATACTTTCCGTTGACACCTCGACTTAAAAGATTATATAGTTCGAGGATTACAGCGAAAAGCATGATATGGCATCATACtggaaaatcaaaagatgatggGGTGTTGCGACACCCGGTCGATGGTTTAGCTTGGAAAGACTTTGATGCAAAACATCCCGAGTTTGCAAGGGACCCAAGAAATGTTCGACTTGGGTTAGCTGCTGATGgatttaatccatttggcaacatgagtcTTGCATACAGCATGTGGCCAGTGGTGGTAGCTAACTATAATCTACCACCTTGGTTATGTAtgaaagataattattttttgctatCTACCCTAATTCCtggtgcaaaatctccaggtaaagacatggatatatttttaagaCCTTTGGTGGATGAATTAAAGGAGTTGTGGAATAATGGGGTAGCAACGAGAGATAGTTCGACCAACTCGATGTTCACCATGCGTGCTGCGCTTTTGTGGACAGTGAATGATTTTCCTGCTCGTAGTAGCTTGTCTGGGTGGAGTGGTCAAGGTTATAAAGCTTGCCCTACTTGTAATGAAGACACGACGTCCATTCGAGTGATCGGGAAGACATCATATGTTGGTCATCGAAGGTTCTTGCCAAGTAACCATGCAATGAGAAGGGATACTCGATTTGATGGTAAAGTTGAAAGAAGACCTCCTCCAAGACGATTTACTTGTGAAGAAATATTATCACAAGTTAATGCTCTCGAACCCCAAATTCCCGGACATCATGAAAATTTTGGGGGCGTGAAACGTAGAAGAGTTGCAGAAAATTGTAATTGgaggaaaaaaagtattttctacGAGTTGGAGTATTGGAGCACGAATATTTTAAAACACAACATTGATGTCATGCATGTTGAGAAGAATGTGTGTGATAGTCTCCTAGGAACCATCTTGGATAATGATAAATCAAAGGACACAACCAATGGGCGCCATGATTTAAAGAAGATGGGTATTAGGGAATCGTTGTGGATTTATGAAGATGGGAATGGGAGGCTAATGAAACCGCATGCTCCTTATGTTTTGACTCGTGAGAAAAGACAACTTTTTTGTCAGTTTGTTAAAGGAATAAAGTTTCCCGATGGCTTCTGTTCAAATTTAAAGAGCAAAGTTTCTCCAGATGAGTCTAACATTATTGGGTTAAAATCCCACGATTGTCATGTCATTATGCAGCGAGTACTAGCGGTTGGTGTCCGTAAATTTCTACCTCGTGACACCGCAACAACTATTACTCAGCTGT ctttttttgacataatgatACACTTGGTATTGCATTTGCCTGAAGAAGCGATATTGGGTGGCCCGGTCTTTATGAGATGGATGTATCCTTTTGAAAGgtacatgaaaaaattgaagaattatGTGGGAAATAAGGCACGTCCTGAAGGGTCAATTGCAGAAGGTTATGTTGCTGATGAGGCAGTAACCTTTTGTTCAATGTACTTTAAAGGGTGTGAAACAAGATTTAATCGGCTTGATCGAAATGAAGATGCGCCTTCTGTTTGTCGCTATCTCTCAGTTTTTaattctcaatctcgtcctttAACTAGCGGACTTATCAAGCCTCTTGATCATACCAGTCGTGAAAAAGCTGAGTGGTACATTCTTCAAAATTCTCCTGAAATCCAAGCTTACTTAGA TGAACATTTggacaagatcaggcatgaataTCCTAATGGTAATCACGATGTCTTGCATAGGCAAACTTTCCGTCCGTGGTTTCGCAAGAAG ataTATGAGTTGCACAAGCTTGGAACTTTAAAAAATGGTGATGAGTTACTCGCTCTCGCTTCCGGGTCCGATTACTTAGCAACATTTTACGAAGGTTGTGTAGTGAATGGTGTTCGGTTTATTGCATCAAAGCGAGACCAAAAGCGGAAGACACAAAATAGTGGTGTTACTGTTGCTGGAACTGAAGGGTTTAATTATTACGGCACACTTGAAGATGTAATCACTATATCTTATACTGGTGCATATACAGTGTCATTGTTTGAATGTAAATGGTATAACACTAATCCATTAAGAAAGAAGACAATTActgaaaataatataactagTATAAATACTCGTGGATATTGGTATCAAGATGAACCGTACATCCTTGCTAACCAGGCGAAGCAAGTTTTCTATCTTGAAGATCCACTCAGAGGTCGCGATTGGAAGGTTGTTGAAGATATTAGCCATCGACAAATTTGGGACATTGCTGACAACGAAGATGAGACTGATGTAGATGTTGTTAGTGATTCTAACTCTGCCAATTTTGTGTTGACGGTTGATCTTGGAGAGTTGATTATGCAATCGAATGAACCTCCAGTAATTGTTGAATCGTCCAATCAGTTAGTGGATTCTGAGATAGAGAATAATGAACTTGATGAAAATTATGTTGCTGAAGAAGTAGATGATTTACTAGTTGAACATGTAGAGGATGAAAACGTAAACTTAGTGAACGATGGAAATGATAGTGATTCTTcagtgtaa
- the LOC133029138 gene encoding RNA polymerase II degradation factor 1-like produces the protein MAERYSEQKTLRHKHFKQHYKKPEDWDTVLKFPPDYLNTETWKPVCELFVSEAFLNRSTKNKSNRQLMKYPTTQGTKSLASIRHGMGGPPGEHVVEAWKEIHVKKPSGTFVNELAAKDYEELIKELDRKRLERQSQSDTGTESESDTGYQFDVMETVLGQRSDYQRGVGKRLKGKGKKPIPQTQSTVPPQPTTEMMSTVADIFSAMRATWGGNLTPEQRAQIFNPRFDNFIQTYSQSQSPGGSSSQSHAAPPEQQQQPPSQPQFQPSSQQQFQNLSQQQFENFLQQQPQSFPQQFPQQQQQSAPPMGNQFLYRTPSESPPLGSNFADFGLFGSSSQENQFFSTPIFNQVSSVI, from the exons ATGGCGGAGCGGTATAGTGAGCAAAAGACGCTCAGACACAAGCATTTCaaacaacattacaaaaaaCCAGAAGATTGGGACACAGTTCTCAAATTCCCCCCTGACTACTTGAATACCGAGACTTGGAAACCAGTTTGCGAATTGTTCGTTAGCGAGGCTTTTTtgaatcgttcaactaaaaataaatcgaatcggcaactaatgaaatatccaacaacGCAAGGCACAAAATCGTTGGCGTCCATACGCCACGGAATG GGGGGTCCTCCTGGAGAGCATGTAGTTGAAGCATGGAAGGAGATCCATGTGAAAAAACCGTCTGGAACTTTCGTTAATGAATTAGCTGCAAAAGATTAT GAGGAACTGATCAAGGAGCTTGATAGGAAGCGACTGGAACGACAATCCCAGAGCGATACTGGGACTGAATCTGAATCTGATACTGGTTATCAGTTTGACGTTATGGAAACAGTTCTAGGCCAAAGATCTGACTATCAAAGAGGCGTGGGTAAAAGGCTCAAGGGCAAAGGAAAGAAACCAATCCCTCAAACTCAATCAACGGTGCCTCCCCAACCAACTACTGAAATGATGAGCACTGTGGCAGATATATTCTCAGCTATGCGTGCCACTTGGGGGGGTAATTTGACGCCTGAACAACGTGCCCAAATATTTAACCCACGCTTTGACAATTTCATTCAAACGTATAGTCAGTCGCAGTCGCCTGGTGGTTCGTCTTCTCAGAGTCATGCCGCTCCTCcggaacagcaacaacaacctcctTCGCAACCACAATTTCAGCCTTCCTCGCAACAACAATTCCAAAATTTGTCACAGCagcaatttgaaaattttttgcagcagcaaccccaatcttttcctcagcagtttcctcagcagcaacaacagtcTGCTCCGCCAATGGGAAATCAGTTCTTATACCGAACACCGTCAGAGTCTCCTCCGCTCGGCTCAAACTTTGctgattttggattatttgggagttcatcgcaggagaaccaatttttttcaactcccattttCAACCAAGTGAGCTCGGTAATTTGA